From a region of the Cucumis sativus cultivar 9930 chromosome 6, Cucumber_9930_V3, whole genome shotgun sequence genome:
- the LOC101216363 gene encoding calmodulin-beta produces the protein MFNLTSSLFPTFFHRNISSKPFFQKSLNNQKLPSFTTFNHFQLLFNLLDSDGDGKISTKELSQFLYRLGYKKLKATMEAEEMVKEMDSDRDGFIEMDEFLEVLQKGEEEEEILREAFLIFDGDKNGLICAEKLKRTLSKFGWQKCDLKQCKKMIEGVDHDGDGYVNFQDFRLMMTQKR, from the exons ATGTTCAATCTTACCTCTTCCTTATTCCCTACTTTCTTCCATAGGAATATTTCCTCAAAACCCTTCTTCCAAAAATCCCTAAACAACCAAAAGTTACCATCTTTCACCACTTTTAACCACTTCCAGCTCCTCTTCAACCTCCTCGACTCCGATGGTGACGGCAAGATCTCGACGAAAGAGCTCAGTCAATTTCTCTATCGTCTAGGATATAAAAAGCTGAAAGCTACAATGGAAGCTGAAGAAATGGTGAAGGAAATGGATTCAGACCGTGATGGATTCATTGAAATGGATGAATTTTTAGA GGTTTTGCAGAAgggggaggaagaagaagaaattcttAGGGAAGCTTTTCTGATATTTGATGGTGATAAGAATGGATTGATTTGTGCTGAGAAGTTAAAGAGAACATTGAGCAAATTTGGATGGCAAAAATGTGACCTCAAACAATGTAAAAAGATGATTGAAGGAGTTGATCATGATGGCGATGGCTATGTGAATTTTCAAGACTTTCGGCTCATGATGACACAGAAAagataa
- the LOC101220603 gene encoding LOB domain-containing protein 18, translating into MSANPSTSGGGGPGTASTGGSVGAGGGGPCGACKFLRRKCVPGCIFAPYFDSEQGAAHFAAVHKVFGASNVSKLLLHIPVHKRLDAVVTICYEAQARLRDPVYGCVAHIFALQQQVVSLQAELTYLQAHLATLELPSPPNPPPPPPPPSFPAQPPLSISDLPSASSLPATYDLSSLFDPMAQPAWAMQQQRLDHRQFAGGGGGSSTAPGEGDLQALARELLLRHGAPPCSDASSPQSLSK; encoded by the exons ATGAGTGCCAACCCTAGTACAAGCGGCGGCGGAGGGCCGGGAACTGCCAGTACCGGCGGGAGTGTCGGTGCCGGCGGAGGAGGTCCATGTGGGGCTTGCAAGTTTTTGAGAAGAAAGTGTGTTCCCGGTTGCATATTTGCTCCTTATTTTGACTCCGAGCAAGGGGCAGCTCATTTCGCAGCTGTACACAAGGTGTTTGGAGCTAGCAACGTCTCCAAGCTCCTCCTTCATATTCCCGTCCACAAACGTCTGGATGCCGTCGTCACTATTTGTTACGAGGCTCAAGCCCGCCTCCGAGACCCCGTATACGGTTGCGTTGCTCATATTTTCGCTCTTCAACAACAG GTGGTGAGTTTACAAGCCGAGCTGACGTACCTTCAAGCCCATCTAGCAACACTAGAGCTCCCGTCGCCGCCGAACCCACCTCCGCCACCTCCCCCGCCAAGTTTTCCGGCGCAACCACCGCTTTCTATCTCTGACCTGCCATCGGCTTCCTCCCTGCCGGCCACTTATGACTTGTCGTCGCTCTTCGACCCAATGGCTCAGCCTGCATGGGCCATGCAACAGCAACGGCTCGACCACCGCCAGTTCGCCGGCGGAGGTGGCGGTTCATCCACGGCGCCAGGAGAGGGTGATCTTCAAGCCCTTGCCCGCGAACTCCTCCTTAGACACGGCGCTCCGCCGTGCTCCGACGCCTCGTCGCCGCAATCGCTCTCgaaatga